In Citrus sinensis cultivar Valencia sweet orange chromosome 4, DVS_A1.0, whole genome shotgun sequence, one DNA window encodes the following:
- the LOC102612893 gene encoding transcription factor GTE1 — MQTSLTYLDPNYLNLQYDTFIKNFGKNDTDKVNQSRDSIRQNDPKRKKKSVNSLAKGRETAPFRTQTAPISLSRFTLSAHRTAFLITSAPKLRCSPFDSSCSISMEAMDAPISNFTAVHAGNPESDVAEVESFTLRVDDIFQKVDKLEERVNEIEQFYLNASKKQGSNSKGSSTLKDKEKERHVPSIRKQQQEASRREKAAEKRMEELIRQFGTILRNITQHKWAWPFMQPVDVKGLGLDDYYEVIDKPMDFSTIKKQMEAKEYKNVREICTDVRLVFKNAMKYNDERSDVHVMAKTLLAKFEEKWLQLLPKVTEEEKRREEEEAEAQLDMQLAQDAAHAKMARDTSNELYEVDVHLDELREMLVQKCRKTSTEEKRKLGAALTRLSPEDLGKALEIVAQSNTGFQATAEEVELDMDAQSESTLWRLKFFVKDALKSQGNNNNNDNNKNNNNSATNNNKRKREICDAIAKTAKKKKQKASA, encoded by the exons atGCAAACGAGTTTAACATATTTAGATCCAAACTATTTAAATCTACAATATGATACCTTTATTaagaattttggaaaaaatgaTACGGACAAAGTAAATCAGTCTAGAGATTCTATTAGACAAAAtgacccaaaaagaaaaaaaaaaagtgtgaatAGCCTTGCGAAGGGAAGAGAAACGGCACCGTTTCGCACTCAGACAGCGCCAATTTCACTGTCGCGTTTTACGCTGTCTGCTCACCGCACTGCCTTCCTCATAACCTCTGCCCCCAAGCTCCGTTGCAGTCCATTCGATTCCTCGTGCTCCATCTCT ATGGAAGCCATGGATGCGCCAATTTCGAATTTCACAGCCGTCCACGCCGGAAACCCCGAATCTGACGTTGCAGAAGTGGAGAGTTTTACGCTTCGCGTAGatgatatatttcaaaaagttgATAAG CTGGAGGAAAGAGTGAACGAGATCGAGCAGTTTTATTTGAATGCGAGTAAAAAGCAAGGGAGCAATTCTAAAGGGAGTTCAACTTTGAAGGATAAAGAGAAGGAGAGACACGTGCCTAGCATTAGGAAGCAGCAGCAAGAGGCGTCGCGGCGGGAGAAAGCTGCTGAGAAGAGAATGGAAGAGCTTATCCGCCAATTCGGCACAATCTTGCGTAAT ATTACCCAGCACAAGTGGGCATGGCCCTTCATGCAACCTGTTGATGTCAAAGGTCTCGGTTTAGATGACTACTATGAG GTTATTGACAAGCCCATGGACTTCAgtacaataaaaaaacaaatggagGCCAAGGAATATAAGAACGTACGTGAGATATGCACTGATGTGAGGTTGGTTTTTAAGAATGCCATGAAATATAATGATGAAAGAAGTGACGTTCATGTAATGGCAAAAACGTTGCTGGCAAAATTTGAGGAGAAGTGGTTGCAACTTCTGCCTAAAGTTACTGAAGAG GAAAAAAGACgagaagaagaggaagcagAGGCACAGCTGGATATGCAGCTTGCTCAGGATGCTGCTCATGCCAAAATGGCTAGAGATACAAGTAATGAG CTTTATGAGGTCGATGTGCATTTGGACGAACTCAGAGAAATGCTTGTTCAAAAGTGCAG AAAAACTTCAACcgaagagaaaagaaagctTGGTGCAGCACTTACCAGATTGTCCCCCGAGGATCTCGGTAAAGCATTGGAGATTGTTGCTCAGAGTAACACAGGCTTTCAAGCAACAGCTGAAGAGGTTGAACTTGATATGGATGCTCAG AGTGAATCCACTTTATGGAGGTTGAAATTCTTCGTGAAAGATGCTCTCAAATCTCAGggcaataacaacaacaacgacaataacaaaaacaacaataacagtgccaccaacaacaacaaacgGAAGAGAGAGATTTGTGATGCCATTGCCAAAACTgccaagaaaaagaaacaaaaggcCTCTGCTTGA